Part of the Planctomycetia bacterium genome is shown below.
GAGCAAGTCTTTCTGCATCGCCCGGGCGTCTTTGAGGATTTTGGCGAGTTGCTGCTCTTCAGGGACGCAGAAGTTCACGCCATTACGCTTCAATCCCTGTTCCTTGAGCGCGGCTTCGGCGGATTTGGAGTCGGCACGGGATTCCGTGGAGATCGTCAGCGCTATCGCCAACGAAATAAGGGGGAGCAAGCGGCGCATGGCACGAATTCCAAAGTAAAAAAGCGATTCACCGCTTCACTATCGGCCTGCTTCCGGGGCGTGTCAAGCAAAACGGGCGGATGTCACTCTCGGCGCGCAATAAAGCCCAGGGAAGGCCTTCGAAGTCTTCACCAATGGAAAAGACTCCGGGGGCCTTCCCTGGGCTTAGCGGTAGACAACGTCGAACCAGCGACGAAGATCAGTCCGTTCGGCTGGTTACTTCCACCAGGTGGTAGCCGAATTGCGTCTTCACCGGGCCGTGGACGACGCCGACTTCTTTTTTGAAGCAGACTTCGTCGAATTCGCGGACCATTTGGCCGGGGCGGAATTCGCCGAGCGAACCACCTTCCTTGCCCGACGGGCACTTAGAGTGCTTCTTCGCCAGGTCGGCGAAATCGGTGCCGGCTTCGATCTGTGTTTTCAGGTCGCTGCAGAGGGCTTCGTTGTCGACCAGGATGTGGCGGGCGGCGGCTTTGGCCATGACGGTGGGCTCCGATGAAACATATTTGTGGGTGATTGTCGCCTTTCGCTCCGCGAAAGGGCGCACGTTCGCGGAGCGAAAGGCGACGATGAGCGACCGGCTACGCGGTCACTGTTTCGACTCTTGGGCCGCCGGTTTGAATTCCAACGGCTGTCTGTCCAGCGTACTTGGAAAAATTCTCGACGAACAGCCGGGCCAGCTTGCGGCCCGTGGCGTCGTAGCCGTCGCGGTCGCTCCAAACGCTCGCCGGTTGCAGTACCGAGGCCGGCACGCCGGGACAGGAAAGCGGGACTGAAAGTCCGAAATAGGGGTCTTCGACCGTTGGCGACTGGGCCAACTCGCCGGAATGGATCGCGTCGATGATAGCCCGCGTGTACGCCAGTTTGATGCGCGAGCCGACGCCATAGGCGCCGCCGCTCCAGCCGGTGTTGACGAGCCAGGCGTGGGTGTCGTTTTTACGCATCTGCTCGGCCAGCAACTCGGCGTACTTTGTCGGATGCCAAACCAGAAAGGCCGCGCCAAAGCAAGCGGAGAACGTCGCTTCGGGTTCCTTCACGCCGACCTCGGTGCCGGCGACCTTCGCTGTGTACCCGCTTAGGTAGTGGTACATCGCCTGCTCGGGCGTGAGCTTACTCACCGGCGGCAGCACGCCGAAGGCGTCGCAGGTGAGCAGGATGATGTTCTTGGGATGCCCGCCGACGCAGGGAATCTTGGCGTTGCTGATGTACTCGATCGGATACGACGCGCGGGTGTTCTCGGTGATCGAGGCGCTGGAGAAATCAACTTCGCGCGTGTTGGGATCGACGACCGTGTTTTCCAGCACCGTGCCGAAACGGATTGCCTGGAAGATCTGCGGTTCCTTATCGGACGAGAGGTGAATGCATTTGGCATAGCAACCCCCTTCGATGTTGAACACGCCTTCGTCGGTCCAGCAATGTTCGTCGTCGCCGATCAGCCGGCGGCGCGTGTCGGCCGAGAGCGTCGTCTTACCCGTGCCGGAGAGGCCGAAGAAGAGCGAGACGTCGCCGTCCGGGCCTTCGTTGGCGGAGCAATGCATCGAGAGCACGCCGCGCTTGGGCATCAGGTAGTTCATCACCGTGAACACGCCCTTCTTCATTTCGCCGGCGTATTCGGTGCCAAGGATCACGATCTCGCGCAGCTCGAAGCTCAGTTCCACGCTGGTCTTCGAGGTCATGTCCTTGGTGAACACGTTCGCCGGGAACTCGCCGGCGTTGTAGATCACGTAATCCGGCTCATTGAACTCGGCGAGCTCCTTGCGCTTCGGCCGGATCAGCATGTTGTGCATGAACAGCGCGTGATACGGCCGCGCGCAGATCACGCGAATTTTCAGCCGGTATTTCGGATCCCAGCCGGCGTAACCATCGACCACGTACAGCCGTTGCCGGGTGTTCATGTAGTCGATGGCCCGTTGGCGATTGGTGAGGAACGAGTGCTCGTTGAGCTTGATGTTCACGTCCCCCCACCAGATGTCCTGCACGCTGGCCTCTTCCTCGACGATCCGCTTGTCCTTCGGACTTCGGCCGGTCTTGCTGCCGGAGTGCGTCGCCAAGGCGCCGAGCGCCGTCATCTGATCGTCGTCGTGGCGCACGCCTTCCTCGTAGAGGGCCGCCGGCGAGGCGTTGCGGAGGACCTGGGTGACGTAAATGCCGTAGGGAGTGAGGTCGAGGGACATGGAAGCTTCGCGTTCTCGAAAGGTAAGTGCGGTGGCGACACAATTGTACAATCCTCCGGCCACGGCGCGAGGCGACGCCAGGGAGGGCAGGGCCAACTGCAACCGCCATGCCGACAGGGTCGTTGACGCCCCCATTCAGCCCCCCTAAACTTGTTACCCATAGCGTCTTTTGAACATGGAGCCGCCCCTCTGGCTGCTCACGAATTCCACATTGAAAGCCACACACGGTAGCACGCATGGCCACGACCGCGGACGTCGAGACCCTGGTAATCAACACCATTCGCACCCTCTCGATGGACGCCGTCCAGGCCGCCAATAGCGGCCACCCGGGCACGCCGATGGCCCTTGCGCCGGTGGCCTTCGCGGTTTGGACCGAGGCGTTGCGCTACAATCCGGACGATCCCACTTGGCCCAACCGCGATCGCTTTGTGCTGTCCTGCGGCCATGCATCGATGTTGCTTTATTCCGTGCTGCACCTGGCCGGCGTCAAGCAGTTGGGGCCGGATGGGCGCGCTACGGGCGAGTTGGCTGTGCCGCTGGAGCACATCAAGCAGTTCCGGCAATTGCACAGCCGTTGCCCGGGACATCCGGAGTCGTACGAAACGAGCGGCGTCGAAACCACGACTGGGCCGCTCGGCCAAGGTTGCGGAAACAGCGTTGGCATGGCGCTCGCGAGTCGCTGGCTGGCCGCGCGGTACAACAAGCCGGGCTTCAAGCTGTTCGACTACAACGTCTATGTCCTTTGCAGCGACGGCGATTTGATGGAAGGAGTCGCCAGCGAAGCGGCTTCACTTGCCGGACACTTGCAGCTCAGCAATCTGTGCTGGATCTACGACGACAACAAGATCACGATCGAAGGCGAAACTCACCTGGCGTTCAGCGAGGATGTGGGCAAGCGCTTCGAGGGTTACGGTTGGGAAGTTCGCCGTGTGAGCGACGCGAATGACTTGGAAACGCTCGCCGCGGGGCTGGACGCGTTCCGCGAGAGCGATCGCCCGATGTTGATTATTGTCCGCAGCCACATCGGCTACGGCGCGCCGAACAAGCAAGACACGCACGGCGCACACGGCGCCCCGCTCGGCGATGAAGAGATCAAGCTCACAAAGCAGGCCTACGGCTGGCCCGCTGACGAGAAGTTCCTGGTGCCCGAAGAGGCGACGAGCTATTTCCGTTCGCAGGTTGGCGATCGCGGCCGCGCCGCGCAGGCGGATTGGCAAGCCACGTTCAAGAAGTATCGCGCGGAGCACGCCGAGCTCGCCGCCGAAATCGACGCGATGCAAAAGCGGGAACTGCCGGCGGGCTGGGACAAAGACCTGAAACCTTTCCCGGCCGACGCTAAGGGACTCGCCACGCGCGTTTCCGGCGGCAAGGTGTTGAACGCCTTGGCCAAGAATGTTCCCTGGATGGTCGGCGGTTCGGCGGATCTGGCGCCGTCGACGATGACACTGCTGGATGGTCAGGAATCGTTGTCGGCCGAAACGCCGGGCGGGCGCAACATGCACTTCGGCATCCGCGAACACGGCATGGGCGCCGCACTCAACGGGATGGCGGTCTCCGGACTGCGTCCCTTTGGCGCGACCTTCTTTGTGTTCAGTGACTACGTCCGCCCCTCGGTGCGGCTGAGCGCTATCATGGGGTTGCCGGTGCTATACATCTTCACGCACGATTCGCTCGGCGTCGGAGAAGACGGCCCGACGCATCAGCCGATCGAACACATGGCGGCGTTGAGGGCCATTCCGCATCTGATCACAATGCGGCCCGGCGATGCCAATGAAGTGGTCGAAGCGTATCGCACCGCGGTGCAATTCAAGGATCGCCCGACGGCCTTCGCGCTGACGCGGCAGAACCTGCCGACATTCGACCGCACGAAGTACGGGCCAGCCGCTGGCGTGGCGCGCGGAGGTTACGTGCTCGCGGACGCCGATGGCGGGAAGCCGGAGATTTTGCTGTTGGCGACCGGTAGCGAAGTAGCTCTTGCGGTCGACGCCTATGAAAAACTCAAGGCCGAAGGGATCAAAGCCCGCGTCGTCAGCCTGCCGTCGTTCGAGTTGTTTGAACTGCAAGACGCGGCGTATCGCGAGAGCGTCCTGCCGAAGCAAGTCACCGCCCGCGTGGCGATCGAGATGGGCATCGTGCAAGGCTGGGAGAAGTATCTCGGCGAGCGCGGCCGCTTCATCGGCATGAGCGGCTACGGCGCCTCGGCCCCCGGCGGCGTGCTGGCGAAGCACTTCGGCTTCACCGTGGACAACGTCCTCAAGGTGGCGAAGGAAACGCTCAAGTCGTAGGTCTGCGAACGACTATCCGTCGTCGCCGCCAAGCCCAGGGAAGGCCCTCTTAGGTTTTGTTGTACAATTCGATCTGGATGGCCTTCCCTGGGCTTATACGCTAAAGCGACACCTTTTATGCCGGACGCAATCTACGACCAGGTCGCCGCGGTGCTTTCCGCGGACGGAGCGGAGGCCGCGCTCACGCAACTCGCCGAGCACCTGCGCGGGGCGGCGCGTTACCACGAGCTCTGTGACGCGCTCTTAATGCGCGCCCGGCTGAAGCTCGGCCTGCCAATCATCATGACGCAGCCGCTCGATGATCTTCGCGACCCGGTTCGCACGCAGATGGAAAACGCTTGCATCGAGATCTACCGTGAAGTGGGCACGCAATTGCTCCGCTCCGGGCGCGTGCGGGAAGGTTGGATGTACCTGCGCCCGGTTGGCGAGCGCCCGGAAGTCGCGAAAGAACTCGCGCAGTTGACGCCGAACGAGGAAAACGTAGACGCCTTGCTGGAACTGGCGATTCACGAAGGCGTCGCCCCGCGTTGGGGGTTCGAGTTGCTGCTCCGCGAGCGTGGCATGTGCAATTCGATCACGATGTACGACGGCGTGATGGCGCAACGCCCGCTGCGCGATCGCCGCGCGGTGGCCGGGCTGTTGGTGCAGCACCTTTACCAGGAGTTGGTGCGCAACATCCGCGGAGACATCCAGCGCCGCAAGGGCGAGACACCCGCGGAGGAATCACTGGCCGCACTGATCCGCGATCGCGCCTGGCTGTTCGACGAGATGAACTACCACGTCGACGCTTCGCACCTGGCGGCCGTGGTGCGGTTTGCGCTCACGCTCGTCGATCCAGCGGAACTCCGGCTCGCGGCCCAGCTCACCGACTACGGCCAGCGCTTACACGATCAATACAAATACGCCGGCCACCCGCCGTTCGAGGACGTCTATCCGAGCCACGGGTTGTTCTTTCGCGCCCAACTCGGCGAGCAAGTCGACGAAGCGCTCACGTATTTCCAAGCGCAAGCGGACTCGACCGATCCCACGATGGAAGGGACCGAAGCTGCGGAGGTTTACGTAGCACTCCTGGCGCGGCTCGAACGCTTCGACGCAGCGCTTGAAGCGGCGGCAAAGTACTGGCCACCCGGCGCCCGCCTGACCGGCTTCGCCCCGTCGCTGCTAGAACTTGGGCATCTGGCGCACCAGAACGAACGCCTCGCCGCGATCTGCCGCGATCGCGAAGACCTGGTGGGGTACGTGGCGGGACTTCTGGACGGACAAATCACGAAGGAGATTTAACCGCGAAACACGCGAAATGACGCGAAAAGTTGTGCCACAGAAGTTGCCTTCGCTGTGTTCACATTTTTCACATCCTTTTTTCGCGTTATTTCGCGTGTTTCGCGGTTAAATGCTCCGTATTCATAGTTACCCGCGCTTCGGCCGCGGTACTCGGCCGGTCGGGCCGTTGTTTTGGCCGCGGCGTTTTTTGCCGCCGAAGCGGCCTTTGCCGATTTTGGGCGCGAGTTCGTCGGTCCGTTTACCGACGGAAGCGCGCAACGTCTCGATGCGATCGCGGATGCCGGCGGCGCGCTCGAACTCCAGCGCGTCGGCCGCGGCGAGCATCTCCGTTTCCAACTCGTTGATATATTCCTCGGTGATATACTCGGCTTCGTTCGTCCGGCCCACGGCGGCGTTGGCCTTGGCGTGCGCGGCTGCTTCGGATTCGATGCCGGTGCGGACGCTCTTCTTGATCGTTTCCGGCGTAATGCCGTGCTCCTGGTTGTACGCTTCCTGCAGCGCGCGGCGGCGTTCGGTCTCGTCAATCGCGCGGCGCATCGATTCGGTGACCTTGTCGGCGTAGAGAATCACCTTGGCGTTCACATTGCGCGCGGCGCGGCCGATGGTTTGGATCAACGACGTTTCGCTGCGCAGGAAGCCTTCCTTGTCGGCGTCGAGAATGGCTACCATCGAGACCTCGGGCAGGTCGAGCCCTTCGCGCAGCAGGTTCACGCCGACCAGGGCGTCGAAGTGCCCCAGCCGCAGATCGCGAAGCAACTCGACGCGCTCGAAGGCGTCCAGCTCGCTGTGCAACCATTTGCAGCGCACGCCATGCTCGGACAAGTAGAACGACAGGTCTTCGGCCAGGCGCTTCGTGAGCGCTGTCACCAACACGCGTTCGCTGACGCTGGCTCGCAGTTTGATCTCTTCCAGCAAATGTGCCACCTGGCCGCGCGCCGGCTGGACTTCAATCACGGGGTCTAGCAGACCCGTCGGCCGAATGACTTGCTCGACGACTTCGCCGCCGGCTTTGTCCAGCTCATACGGGCCCGGCGTGGCGGAGACAAACGTCACCTGATGCGTGCGGGCTTCGAATTCATCAAATTTGAGCGGCCGGTTGTCGAGCGCGCTCGGCAAGCGGAAACCGTGTTCGACAAGCGTCGTCTTGCGGTTGTGGTCGCCGGCGAACATCCCGCGCACCTGCGGCACCGTAATGTGCGATTCGTCCACGATCAGCAGGAAATCCTTGGGGAAATAGTCGAACAGTGTGTCGGGACTGGAACCAGCCGGGCGGCCGCTCAACGGGCGACTGTAGTTCTCGATGCCGGGGCAATAACCCACTTCCTGCATCATCTCGATGTCGAACCGCGTGCGGGCGTTGAGCCGCTGCGCTTCGAGCAGCTTGCCGGTGCTGCGCAATTGTTCGAGGCGTACCTCCAACTCTTCTTTGATGGCATGCACCGCGCCGTTGATCCGTTCCTCCGGCATCACGAAGTGCTTGGCAGGGTAGATGAACAGTTCTTCCTGCGGCTCGATCACTTCGCCGCTCGTGGGATTGATGATCGCCAGTTGTTCGATTTCGTCTCCCCAGAACTCAATCCGCAGCGCGTATTCTTCGTAGGCGGGCCAGAGTTCGACGCAGTCGCCGCGAACACGGAATTTGCCGCGCGCGAACTCGATGTCGTTCCGGTCGTATTGCACGTCGATCAGTTTGTGCAACAGTTGGTCACGGTCGATCGTGCCGCCGCGCTTCAGGCTCACAACCATCGCGCGGTAGTCTTCCGGCGATCCCAAGCCGTAGATGCAGGACACGCTGGCCACGACGATCACGTCGCGCCGGCTGACCAGCGCGCTGGTGGCGGCCAGTCGCAGTCGATCGATCTCGGTATTCACCGAGGCGTCTTTTTCGATGTAGATATCTCGCTGCGGGATGTAGGCTTCCGGCTGGTAGTAATCGTAGTAGCTGACGAAATAATGCACGGCGTTGTGCGGGAAGAACTCCTTGAATTCGCTGTAAAGCTGCGCGGCGAGCGTCTTATTGTGCGACAAGACGAGGGCCGGTCGCCCGAGGTTCTGGATGACGTTCGCCATCGTGAACGTCTTCCCGGAACCGGTCACGCCCATCAACACCTGTTGCCTCTGCCCCGCGCGCAGCGCGGCGGTGAGCTTTTCGATCGCCTGCGGCTGATCTCCCGCCGGCGGAAACGGGCTTTCGAGTTGGAATTCCAAGCGGCAATCTCCTGAGCCGAAGTAAGCCCTTCATTGTAGGGGCGAGAACGGCACTTGGCACGGGCTTGGGCACACACCGTCTACACTAGCCCGACGCGCCAGCGAGGGGGAGAAGGCGATCCATCGGCGCATAACTTCGCGCTGAGTTCAGCGTCGCCAGATTGTGGTACGGTCTCCCGACCGTGCCGCGCTCCGGCTTGCCCGAAGTGGAGACCTTCGGTCGGCCCAGTGACACGGTCGGGAGACCGTGCCACAACTCGTGCGCTTCGGGTTAGTGCGGGTGCTCCCGATTGCCGGATTACGTGCCTTGGGCGACAATTCCTGCGTGCGTCCGATTCAGGCTTCTCTTCCTCTTTGCCCATCGTTCCCATGAAAATCGCCGGAGTTCAGCTCGATATCGCCATTGGTCAGCCGCGGCGAAATGTCGATCGGATGATTGAAAAACTTCGCGAAACCGCGATCGCCGGGGCGAAGTTGACCGTGTTTCCCGAGTGCGCCGTGCCGGGCTACTGCTTCGGCAGCTTGGAGGAAGCGCGCGATTTCGCCGAACCGATCCTGGGCGAGACCACCGAACGCATGGTGCAGGCCTGCAAGGAGACCGGCGGCTATTGCGTCTTCGGGATGTTGGAAGCCGACGGCCCGCGCGTCTTCAACGCGGCCGTGCTGGTCGGGCCGCAGGGGATGATCGGCGCGTATCGCAAGGTGCATCTCCCATACCTGGGCGTCGACATGTACACCACGCCGGGCGATCGTCCCTTCGCGGTGCATGAGGCCGGGGATGTGCGGATCGGGATGAATATCTGCTATGACGCCGCCTTTCCGGAGGCGGCGCGGACCTTGGCGATTCTCGGCGCCGATTTGATCGTGCTCCCCACGAATTGGCCGCCCGGCGCGGAATGCACCGCCTGCAGCGTGATCAGCGCCCGGGCGTTGGAAAACGGGGTCTACTACATCGCGGTGAATCGCGTCGGCGAGGAACGTGGCTTCCGCTTCATCGGCCGCAGCAGCATCTGCGACACGAACGGCGAAACGCTGGCGGTCTCCACGACGACCGACGAAGAGATTCTCTATGCGGAAATCGACCCAGCCCGCGCGCGGCGCAAGCACATCATCCGCGTCCCCGGCAAACACGAAATCGATCGCCTCGCTGATCGTCGCCCGGAGATGTACGGCGAACTGGTGAAGCCGCACAATCTGAAGCGCCCTGGGCGTGATTGAGCCGCCGGAGAGACTTCACCACGGCGTGCGGAATGACGAAGTTCGAAATTCGTCATTCCCCTATTCCTGTTCACGGCACCGAGAGCGGTCGGCCGTTGTCTTTCGCGCTGAGTGCAAGTAAGAACGGCACGGCGCGCTCGGCCCATTGTTCTGCCGTCGGGTAGGACTCCGCGTTGGCACCGAAGCAACTGGCGAGCATGTCGGTGTTGATGATGCCGGGGTTGAGCGGTACGGCGGCCATGCCTTCCGGCAACTCTTCGGCGAGAGACTGCGTCAGACCTTCGATCGCCCATTTGCTCGCACAGTAGGGCGCCACGTCGGCGGAGACGCTGCGTCCCCAGCCGGAGCTGAAATTGACGATCACGCCGGATTGGCGTTCGATCATGCTCGGCAAGAAGTGGCGAAGCACGTTCGTCACGCCGATCACGTTGACTTGCATCAACGTGT
Proteins encoded:
- the uvrB gene encoding excinuclease ABC subunit UvrB; this encodes MEFQLESPFPPAGDQPQAIEKLTAALRAGQRQQVLMGVTGSGKTFTMANVIQNLGRPALVLSHNKTLAAQLYSEFKEFFPHNAVHYFVSYYDYYQPEAYIPQRDIYIEKDASVNTEIDRLRLAATSALVSRRDVIVVASVSCIYGLGSPEDYRAMVVSLKRGGTIDRDQLLHKLIDVQYDRNDIEFARGKFRVRGDCVELWPAYEEYALRIEFWGDEIEQLAIINPTSGEVIEPQEELFIYPAKHFVMPEERINGAVHAIKEELEVRLEQLRSTGKLLEAQRLNARTRFDIEMMQEVGYCPGIENYSRPLSGRPAGSSPDTLFDYFPKDFLLIVDESHITVPQVRGMFAGDHNRKTTLVEHGFRLPSALDNRPLKFDEFEARTHQVTFVSATPGPYELDKAGGEVVEQVIRPTGLLDPVIEVQPARGQVAHLLEEIKLRASVSERVLVTALTKRLAEDLSFYLSEHGVRCKWLHSELDAFERVELLRDLRLGHFDALVGVNLLREGLDLPEVSMVAILDADKEGFLRSETSLIQTIGRAARNVNAKVILYADKVTESMRRAIDETERRRALQEAYNQEHGITPETIKKSVRTGIESEAAAHAKANAAVGRTNEAEYITEEYINELETEMLAAADALEFERAAGIRDRIETLRASVGKRTDELAPKIGKGRFGGKKRRGQNNGPTGRVPRPKRG
- the pckA gene encoding phosphoenolpyruvate carboxykinase (ATP), producing MSLDLTPYGIYVTQVLRNASPAALYEEGVRHDDDQMTALGALATHSGSKTGRSPKDKRIVEEEASVQDIWWGDVNIKLNEHSFLTNRQRAIDYMNTRQRLYVVDGYAGWDPKYRLKIRVICARPYHALFMHNMLIRPKRKELAEFNEPDYVIYNAGEFPANVFTKDMTSKTSVELSFELREIVILGTEYAGEMKKGVFTVMNYLMPKRGVLSMHCSANEGPDGDVSLFFGLSGTGKTTLSADTRRRLIGDDEHCWTDEGVFNIEGGCYAKCIHLSSDKEPQIFQAIRFGTVLENTVVDPNTREVDFSSASITENTRASYPIEYISNAKIPCVGGHPKNIILLTCDAFGVLPPVSKLTPEQAMYHYLSGYTAKVAGTEVGVKEPEATFSACFGAAFLVWHPTKYAELLAEQMRKNDTHAWLVNTGWSGGAYGVGSRIKLAYTRAIIDAIHSGELAQSPTVEDPYFGLSVPLSCPGVPASVLQPASVWSDRDGYDATGRKLARLFVENFSKYAGQTAVGIQTGGPRVETVTA
- a CDS encoding SDR family NAD(P)-dependent oxidoreductase — its product is MSSDSRLIVITGVSRGLGRAMAEAFMQLGHTVVGCARNFEQVRALRRAWPAPHRVFSVDVSKDTQVAVWAREVLTEIGTPDLLLNNAAVINRNAPLWKVPAEEFDTLMQVNVIGVTNVLRHFLPSMIERQSGVIVNFSSGWGRSVSADVAPYCASKWAIEGLTQSLAEELPEGMAAVPLNPGIINTDMLASCFGANAESYPTAEQWAERAVPFLLALSAKDNGRPLSVP
- a CDS encoding peptidylprolyl isomerase; translation: MAKAAARHILVDNEALCSDLKTQIEAGTDFADLAKKHSKCPSGKEGGSLGEFRPGQMVREFDEVCFKKEVGVVHGPVKTQFGYHLVEVTSRTD
- the tkt gene encoding transketolase, coding for MATTADVETLVINTIRTLSMDAVQAANSGHPGTPMALAPVAFAVWTEALRYNPDDPTWPNRDRFVLSCGHASMLLYSVLHLAGVKQLGPDGRATGELAVPLEHIKQFRQLHSRCPGHPESYETSGVETTTGPLGQGCGNSVGMALASRWLAARYNKPGFKLFDYNVYVLCSDGDLMEGVASEAASLAGHLQLSNLCWIYDDNKITIEGETHLAFSEDVGKRFEGYGWEVRRVSDANDLETLAAGLDAFRESDRPMLIIVRSHIGYGAPNKQDTHGAHGAPLGDEEIKLTKQAYGWPADEKFLVPEEATSYFRSQVGDRGRAAQADWQATFKKYRAEHAELAAEIDAMQKRELPAGWDKDLKPFPADAKGLATRVSGGKVLNALAKNVPWMVGGSADLAPSTMTLLDGQESLSAETPGGRNMHFGIREHGMGAALNGMAVSGLRPFGATFFVFSDYVRPSVRLSAIMGLPVLYIFTHDSLGVGEDGPTHQPIEHMAALRAIPHLITMRPGDANEVVEAYRTAVQFKDRPTAFALTRQNLPTFDRTKYGPAAGVARGGYVLADADGGKPEILLLATGSEVALAVDAYEKLKAEGIKARVVSLPSFELFELQDAAYRESVLPKQVTARVAIEMGIVQGWEKYLGERGRFIGMSGYGASAPGGVLAKHFGFTVDNVLKVAKETLKS
- a CDS encoding carbon-nitrogen hydrolase family protein, coding for MKIAGVQLDIAIGQPRRNVDRMIEKLRETAIAGAKLTVFPECAVPGYCFGSLEEARDFAEPILGETTERMVQACKETGGYCVFGMLEADGPRVFNAAVLVGPQGMIGAYRKVHLPYLGVDMYTTPGDRPFAVHEAGDVRIGMNICYDAAFPEAARTLAILGADLIVLPTNWPPGAECTACSVISARALENGVYYIAVNRVGEERGFRFIGRSSICDTNGETLAVSTTTDEEILYAEIDPARARRKHIIRVPGKHEIDRLADRRPEMYGELVKPHNLKRPGRD